Proteins co-encoded in one Gossypium arboreum isolate Shixiya-1 chromosome 11, ASM2569848v2, whole genome shotgun sequence genomic window:
- the LOC108471246 gene encoding cyclin-D4-2-like — MAENLDCSASNLLCTENTSSCFDGDRDFNAINEFGFSPDCHHHLKNQIFNQRHRFLINNKSTSLMGSSGFAIQSDDRIKEMIEKETEHLPRDDYLKRLRSGDLDLNVRREALDWIWKTCAYYQFGPLSLCLSINYLDRFLSVYELPRGKTWTVQLLAVACLSIAAKMEETKVPPSVDLQVGEPRFVFEAKTIYRMELLVLSTLKWRMQVIIPCSFIDYFMSKICNDQCPSSTSMSRSLQLIMSTIRGIDFLEFRPSEIAAAVAISVSGGMQTLDLDKAIPSFISVEKGRVLKCVEVMKDFSLIKGPAKVNADVGRLSASSAVPQSPIGVLDAATCLSCKSDEIKVVPCANSSHSSTPDIKRRKLDHHHNN; from the exons ATGGCAGAAAATCTTGACTGTTCAGCCTCAAATCTTCTCTGTACAGAGAACACAAGCTCTTGCTTTGATGGTGATCGTGATTTTAATGCCATAAATGAGTTTGGGTTTTCTCCTGATTGTCACCACCACCTTAAAAACCAAATCTTTAATCAACGACACCGTTTCCTTATAAACAACAAATCAACTTCTTTGATGGGTAGCTCTGGTTTTGCAATACAGAGTGATGATAGAATCaaagaaatgattgaaaaagAGACAGAGCATTTGCCTAGAGATGATTATCTTAAGAGGCTGAGAAGTGGGGATTTGGACTTGAATGTTAGGAGAGAAGCTCTTGATTGGATTTGGAAG ACTTGTGCTTACTATCAGTTTGGACCCTTGAGTCTTTGCTTATCTATCAACTACTTGGACCGATTCTTATCAGTATATGAATTACCT AGAGGTAAAACATGGACGGTACAACTGTTGGCAGTAGCTTGTTTATCAATTGCAGCCAAAATGGAGGAGACAAAAGTGCCACCGTCTGTAGATTTGCAG GTGGGGGAACCAAGGTTTGTGTTTGAAGCTAAAACAATATATAGAATGGAGCTTTTGGTTTTAAGCACATTGAAGTGGAGAATGCAAGTTATTATCCCTTGCTCCTTCATTGACTACTTCATGAGTAAAATTTGTAATGATCAATGTCCATCATCAACTTCAATGTCTAGATCATTACAACTGATAATGAGCACAATCAGAG GCATTGACTTCTTGGAGTTCAGACCTTCTGAAATAGCTGCAGCAGTGGCAATTTCTGTTTCAGGTGGAATGCAAACATTAGACCTTGATAAGGCTATTCCAAGTTTCATCTCTGtagaaaag GGAAGAGTGTTGAAGTGTGTTGAAGTGATGAAAGATTTTTCATTGATCAAAGGGCCTGCTAAAGTAAATGCGGATGTGGGACGTCTCTCAGCTTCTTCAGCAGTGCCCCAAAGCCCCATCGGGGTGTTGGATGCTGCTACATGCTTGAGCTGTAAAAGTGATGAAATAAAAGTTGTGCCTTGTGCAAATTCTTCACATTCATCTACCCCAGACATTAAAAGGAGGAAATTAGACCACCACCACAACAACTAA